A window of Leptotrichia wadei contains these coding sequences:
- the mreB gene encoding rod shape-determining protein, with product MKFFDLFKTNIAPKTTRDIAIDLGTANTVMYVKGEGIQVDEPTYVAINKKTEELEHIGEKAKEIIGRTAKHTEIIRPLKNGVISNYEVTERMLEEFLHRIKKDKFQSSRVIICVPSGVTQVERRAVIEVVKDAGAKEVYLIEEPIAAAIGVGIDLFEPKGHLIVDIGGGTTEIAFIVSGGAALSKSVKIAGDHLNEDIMEFVKDEYNLLIGERTAEELKINTISQDDPELEYEIRGRELGVGLPKSMKIKTSAINGAITRHIDAIIDEVRLTIEEIEPEVAADIYETGIYLSGGGAGIKILKERIEKELLLKVTVGDDAIHAVVTGIAEVLTDFKRYKNIIISPTHEY from the coding sequence ATGAAATTTTTTGACTTGTTTAAGACAAATATAGCACCAAAGACTACACGTGATATAGCTATTGATTTAGGAACAGCAAATACTGTCATGTATGTGAAGGGTGAAGGAATTCAAGTGGATGAGCCAACTTATGTGGCTATTAATAAAAAAACTGAAGAGCTAGAACATATCGGAGAAAAAGCAAAAGAAATTATTGGAAGAACAGCTAAGCATACTGAAATTATTCGTCCATTAAAAAATGGAGTAATTTCAAATTATGAAGTTACTGAAAGAATGCTTGAAGAATTTTTGCATAGAATAAAGAAAGATAAATTCCAAAGCTCCAGAGTAATTATTTGTGTTCCAAGTGGAGTTACACAAGTGGAAAGAAGAGCAGTGATTGAAGTTGTAAAAGATGCTGGTGCAAAAGAAGTTTATCTAATTGAAGAACCAATAGCGGCTGCAATTGGTGTTGGAATTGATTTATTTGAGCCAAAAGGACACTTAATTGTTGATATAGGTGGAGGAACTACTGAAATTGCATTTATTGTATCAGGTGGAGCGGCATTATCTAAGTCAGTTAAAATCGCTGGGGATCACTTAAATGAAGATATTATGGAATTTGTAAAAGATGAATACAATTTATTAATTGGTGAAAGAACAGCCGAAGAATTAAAAATAAATACAATAAGTCAAGATGATCCTGAATTGGAATACGAAATAAGAGGACGGGAATTGGGAGTTGGATTACCAAAGAGCATGAAAATTAAGACTTCTGCCATAAATGGAGCAATTACAAGACATATTGATGCTATTATTGATGAAGTAAGACTTACGATAGAAGAAATTGAACCTGAGGTAGCGGCGGATATTTATGAAACAGGAATCTATTTATCTGGTGGTGGAGCTGGAATAAAAATTCTAAAAGAAAGAATTGAAAAGGAATTGCTATTAAAGGTAACTGTTGGAGATGATGCGATTCATGCTGTAGTAACAGGAATTGCAGAAGTATTGACAGATTTCAAGAGATACAAAAATATTATTATTTCACCAACACATGAATATTAA